The Aphis gossypii isolate Hap1 chromosome 3, ASM2018417v2, whole genome shotgun sequence genome includes a region encoding these proteins:
- the LOC114128376 gene encoding pecanex-like protein 1 isoform X3 → MGSQFWDILRQGIWASFTGGWYYEPKHSIFTNTFHLYLWLILLCLPFFIHLYISEMFIWILYSSIVSLIITIIKLVNWSLHHMFDTTEYIVEETKKNRSSEIEGRRTALREPNKEDEGIEMQILNLGVHRNEPSTSGYHRNEPNAGRQSSSTSTDSGLHIQEKIICDWPIKSLNNPHFVDKPAEENSNRRYGRACLQSLSEIWKYQDERAQDFITVSTDCFTNESNALALKRDPKCASSDYSTSSDAFTKDKDVGRTNSYQLVFTSSDIDYPIVEHCEDQCSSHGIIHTTIDSDDDEEAGSRSPLLNSHEENWKKICAEVKGIFHTESDVEIAFIEKNKPKEVELKPPVESPETLGIDWLFEHTESESESSDIKGNKSESKDGSKEEIQAPISVGFENSGAIPKTKSAKDIKKSNKKRKATSTPHLSVKNDSDRKRHRRINKNKSNESRRCMCDKIKSDMDCGTESKSYPTVTDEWIDNNTLSRPDAMTTLNVNEGASSSAGSHNELSSLLPTSSEPAIAPSSESQQQNQTLTTVKNEVVLDHLSDVEREVEFYRDRIRGRQVSSRNFRRMRSREAYSSPYLQVTEGANFAACPEDTSEGSLHFFRDENGHWMTYTFRDMLNNNSSIIKPFPNLPSTSRRDDSTDDLVFNHSPVRLFPRPIRNYEQQLEREDSYWPQSQPQRYRHFNISPIITPVEESLELENENNRPDYQDDFPVIPRQLRFDLLDPSVGFPKPKRYYPYTPVKKMSFKIRFDRLALLTAIDRNPTLLELFITIILATSVAVLGAFVLYFKFYRDIHAFVFCFVMAGCQYSLVKSVQPDVASPTHGFNKIVVYSRPVYFILFSSILLLTHIQLNSGRTFYQLKFYGFTLHILYILETIRDFLSNFLLFLPIAFSLGLLPQVNTFFMYTLEQIDIHLFGGNATSSLKASAYCVLRSCLAVSILFGFAYVALNDWSGSSRNVFFSLFCALLTAISYHLSRSSSDPAPILNVLKTYLWPNEDIFSRPDMECPKPKKETEKSKKKGSEQKEGECEEQTKSELDDEIEIQDNWPKQLQDTINARLKTDLIFCPIIGLIVFAIHSSNIFSALQPELNPVMWCTTFSVGFILHYIIPQLRKQLPWLCIAHPILKPSEYNQYEVKQLAKIMWFEKVYVYLCFFERNVLYPLMFIGCLTSDSIIVVTKLGVLLGSLVLSVCALKCLRCSFSQQSNQYNILAFAVLFFQLDYVKCSETFIIDYYLTAIAYDKIYEFLLKLQFVITYIAPWQITWGSAFHAFAQPFSVPHSAMMFLQAFLSAVVSSPLYPFLGSAIFLTSYPRPVKFWERDYNTRRVDHTNTKLSSHLERNLGADDNNLNSIFYEHLTRLLQHTLCGDLILGRWGNVSQGDCFVLASDYLNCLVHIVEMGNNLVTFQMRGLEFRGTYCQQREVEAISEGVEDNEGCCCCEPGHFPHILSLNAALGQRWLAWQVVAAKYVVQGYSISDINASSMLQVFDFRKVLVSYYIKSIIYYAIRSPKLQQWLASDEIKEGLKPTLSKNFVDLDPVFNINIDEDFDLLSCGVTRNSFCSFYLEWIRFCAFQTENIRKIVIDKGKDSLLVSLCFALSLLGRRSLGLASHTTMSSVEFFLYGLHALFKGDFRITSTRDEWIFADMDLMRKVLAPAIRMSLKLHQNHFMVPDEYEDPAALYSTLNYLQRNLVISHEGDPVWRNAVLSGMPSLLALRHIMDEGSDEYKVIMLNKRFLSFRVIKINRECVRGLWAGQQQELVYLRNRNPERGSIQNAKQALRNIINSSCDQPIGYPIFVSPLTTSYAETNEQLSSLVGGSISLGKIKKSIIRVWSRLKSRCVEGCSSGSSLQSHDEGGFGHEGVYAMTQFNRHSGYGTRTPGSQSIEMSGSGSGVGGSISSRSGGTRGSTANVAGKPSSAGLANLAGLLSSSQSPITSSPQASVDSNPNENSPIQHRVLILDPLQVYDAINLGRRIDVVWPDEKMRIRGGRSHWKDWLPEKGMEGLVVHQWVPNHRDLSKRSHVDKTILLIKIDERYVPIAEAGVLDLGAEV, encoded by the exons ATGGGTTCTCAGTTTTGGGACATATTGCGTCAGGGCATTTGGGCATCATTCACAGGAGGATGGTACTACGAACCAAAACACAGCATTTTTACCAACACATTCCATCTTTATTTATGGCTCATTTTACTTTGTttaccattttttatacacttg TATATATCAGAGATGTTTATATGGATACTATATTCAAGTATTGTAAGTTTGATAATCACAATCATAAAACTTGTAAATTGGTCTTTGCATCATATGTTCGACACAACCGAATATATTGTAGAAGAAACAAAAAAGAATAGAAGTTCAGAAATTGAAGGACGTCGTACTGCCCTTCGAGAACCAAACaa agaAGATGAGGGTATTGAAATGCAAATCCTTAATTTGGGGGTCCATAGAAATGAACCTTCAACATCTGGGTACCACCGAAATGAACCAA acgcAGGAAGACAGAGTAGTTCTACTAGTACTGATTCTGGATTACATAtccaagaaaaaattatatgtgatTGGcctattaaaagtttaa acaatCCACATTTTGTTGATAAACCAGCTGAAGAAAATAGTAATAGACGTTATGGCCGTGCGTGTTTACAAAGTTTATCAGAAATATGGAAGTATCAAGATGAACGAGCTCAAGACTTCATTACAGTATCTACT GACTGCTTTACAAATGAAAGTAATGCATTAGCATTAAAGAGAGATCCAAAGTGTGCTAGTTCAGACTATTCTACATCTAGTGATGCGTTTACCAAAGATAAag ATGTAGGAAGAACAAATAGTTACCAACTTGTTTTTACATCAAGTGATATTGACTATCCAATTGTTGAACACTGTGAGGATCAGTGTTCTAGTCATggaattatacatacaacaaTTGATAGTGATGATGATGAAGAAGCTGGCAGTAGATCACCTTTATTAAATAGCCACGaagaaaattggaaaaaaatatgtgctgAAGTTAAAGGAATTTTCCATACTGAAAGTGATGTTGAAATtgcatttatagaaaaaaataaacctaaag AAGTTGAATTAAAACCTCCAGTGGAATCGCCAGAAACATTAGGTATTGATTGGTTATTTGAGCACACAGAAAGTGAATCAGAGTCTAGTGATATAAAAG gaaaTAAGTCTGAATCTAAAGATGGAAGTAAAGAAGAAATTCAAGCTCCAATTTCAGTTGGATTTGAAAATTCAGGCGCTATACCAAAAACAAAATCTGCTAAAGATA taaaaaaatcaaataaaaaaaggaaagCGACGTCAACTCCTCATTTAAGCGTTAAAAATGATTCAGATAGAAAAAGACAtcgtagaataaataaaaataaatccaatg AATCTAGAAGATGTATGTGTGATAAGATTAAAAGTGATATGGATTGTGGTACAGAATCTAAAAGTTATCCTACAGTTACTGATGAATGGATTGACAATAACACTCTTAGTAGACCTGATGC TATGACTACATTAAATGTGAATGAAGGTGCTTCTTCTTCTGCTGGTTCTCATAATGAATTAAGTTCCCTTCTCCCCACAAGTTCTGAACCAGCTATCGCTCCATCAAGTGAATCACAGCAACAAAATCAAACTTTGACAACTGTGAAAAATGAAGTTGTTTTAGATCATCTTAGTGATGTTGAACGAGAAGTAGAATTCTACAGAGATAGAATAAGAGGTCGACAAGttag CAGTAGGAATTTTCGTCGAATGAGATCTCGTGAAGCATATAGTTCTCCATACCTACAAGTAACCGAGGGTGCAAATTTTGCTGCTTGTCCTGAAGATACATCTGAAGG atctttacatttttttcgcgATGAAAATGGTCATTGGATGACTTATACTTTTAGAgacatgttaaataataattcttcaataattaaacCATTCCCAAATTTACCTTCAACATCACGGAGGGATGATTCCACAGACGATCTTGTTTTTAATCACTCACCTGTAAGATTGTTTCCCCGTCCCATTCGTAATTATGAACAACAATTAGAACGTGAAGATTCTTACTGGCCACAAAGTCAACCACAGCGTTACCGTCATTTTAACATTTCGCCAATAATTACACCAGTTGAAGAAAGCTTGGAACTCgagaatgaaaataatagacCTGATTATCAAGATGATTTTCCAGTAATTCCTCGGCAGCTGCGATTTGATCTTCTTGATCCTAGTGTTGGATTTCCTAAACCTAAACGATACTATCCGTACACACCAGTCAAGAAAATGAGCTTCAAAATACGCTTTGATCGTCTAGCATTATTAACTGCCATTGATCGGAACCCAACATTATTAGAACtatttattaccattattcTCGCTACATCAGTTGCAGTATTGGGTGCTTTTGTATTGTACTTTAAATTCTACAGAGATATTCATGCATTTGTTTTCTGTTTTGTTATGGCTGGTTGTCAGTATTCTCTAGTGAAATCTGTACAACCTGATGTGGCATCTCCTACACacggttttaacaaaattgtagTGTATAGTCGCCCAGTTTATTTCATACTGTTCTCATCCATACTTCTACTAACACATATTCAACTGAATTCTGGCCGAACATTTTACCAGCTCAAATTCTATGGGTTTactctacatattttatatatattagaaactATTCGAGATTTCTTATCAAactttttgctatttttaccAATTGCTTTTAGTTTGGGGTTATTGCCTCaagttaatactttttttatgtatactctGGAACAAattgatatacatttatttggaGGTAATGCAACCAGTTCACTTAAAGCATCTGCATATTGTGTATTGAGAAGTTGTTTGGcggtatctattttatttggaTTTGCATATGTAGCATTAAATGATTGGTCTGGATCAtcaagaaatgtatttttctccTTATTTTGTGCATTACTCACTGCCATATCTTACCATTTAAGTCGTAGCTCCAGTGATCCAGCtcctatattaaatgttttaaaaacatatttgtgGCCCAATGAAGACATATTTTCTAGACCTGATATGGAATGTCCTAAACCTAAAAAAGAGACtgaaaaatcaaagaaaaaggGTTCTGAACAAAAAGAAGGTGAATGTGAAGAACAAACAAAGtctg aattagatgatgaaattgaaattcaaGACAATTGGCCAAAACAGTTACAAGATACAATAAATGCAAGACTGAAgactgatttaattttttgtccaATTATTGGTCTTATTGTTTTTGCTATTCATTCtagcaatattttttcagcttTACAACCAGAATTAAATCCA GTAATGTGGTGTACTACTTTCAGTGTTGGATTTAttctacattatataatacctcaATTGCGAAAGCAGTTGCCTTGGTTGTGCATTGCTCATCCTATATTAAAGCCATCTGAGTATAATCAATATGAGGTTAAACAATTGGCTAAAATTATGTGGTTTGAAAAA gtttatgtatacttatgcTTTTTTGAAAGAAACGTTCTCTATCCACTGATGTTTATTGGTTGTTTGACTTCTGACAGCATAATTGTTGTAACAAAACTGGGAGTTCTATTAGGTTCTTTGGTGTTATCAGTATGCGCACTTAAATGTTTACGGTGCTCGTTTTCACAACAATCCAaccagtataatatactagcaTTTGCAGTACTGTTTTTTCAATTGGATTATGTAAAATGTTCTGAAACTTTCATTATTGATTACTACCTTACTGCTATTGCATATGATAAGATCTATGAGTTTTTACTtaag ttacaaTTTGTTATAACATACATTGCTCCATGGCAAATTACTTGGGGTTCAGCTTTTCATGCTTTTGCTCAACCATTTTCTGTTCCTCATTCTGCAATGATGTTTCTTCAAGCATTTTTGTCTGCAGTGGTTTCTTCACCACTTTATCCatttttag gaagtgctatatttttaacatcttATCCACGACCTGTTAAGTTTTGGGAACGCGATTATAATACAAGACGAGTTGATCATACAAACACCAAATTATCATCACATTTAGAAAGAAATCTTGGCGCAGATGACAATAatcttaattcaatattttatgaacaccTTACTAGACTACTACAACATACCCTCTGTGGTGATCTTATATTAGGTCGTTGGGGAAATGTGTCACAAGGAGACTGCTTTGTCTTAGCATCCGACTATTTGAATTGTTTGGTTCATATTGTTGAAATGGGAAACAATTTAGTTACTTTTCAAATGCGTGGACTTGAGTTTCGTGGTACTTATTGCCAGCAAAGAGAAGTAGAAGCTATATCTGAAGGTGTTGAAGATAATGaag gATGTTGTTGCTGTGAGCCTGGACATTTTCCTCATATTTTGTCTCTAAATGCTGCTCTTGGTCAACGTTGGCTTGCCTGGCAAGTAGTAGCTGCCAAGTATGTTGTACAAGGATATAGTATATCAGACATCAATGCCTCATCAATGTTACAAGTATTTGACTTCCGAAAAGTATTGGTTAGCTATTACATAAAg agtattatatattatgctatacgaTCACCAAAACTTCAACAATGGTTAGCATCAGATGAGATAAAAGAAGGATTAAAACCAACATTGAGCAAGAATTTTGTGGATCTTGAtccagtttttaatataaatattgatgaagATTTTGACTTGCTTTCATGTGGTGTTACCCGCAACAGTTTTTGTTCGTTCTATTTGGAGTGGATACGATTTTGTGCTTTCCAAACAGAAAAt attcgaaaaattgttattgataaaGGTAAAGATTCTTTGTTAGTATCATTATGCTTTGCACTCAGCTTACTAGGAAGACGATCACTGGGTTTAGCATCACACACTACCATGTCAAG tgttgaattttttctcTATGGTCTCCATGCCCTCTTTAAAGGAGATTTCCGTATAACATCAACAAGAGATGAATGGATTTTTGCAGATATGGATTTGATGCGCAAAGTATTAGCTCCAGCAATTAGGATGTCATTGAAACTTCATCAG aaTCATTTTATGGTTCCTGATGAATATGAAGATCCAGCTGCTTTGTACAGCACTTTAAACTATCTTCAACGAAATTTAGTGATATCCCACGAAGGAGATCCTGTTTGGAGAAATGCTGTTTTGTCTGGAATGCCATCATTACTTGCTTtaag acatATAATGGATGAAGGTTCTGATGAGTATAAAGTAATCATGTTAAACAAGCGGTTTTTAAGTTTCcgtgtcataaaaataaaccgtGAATGTGTTCGCGGTCTTTGGGCGGGGCAACAACAGGAATTAGTGTACCTGAGAAATCGTAATCCTGAACGTGGTAGTATTCAAAATGCCAAACAAGCTCTacgaaacataataaattcatcgTGTGACCAACCTATTGGTTATCCAATTTTTGTTTCACCGTTAACTACTTCGTATGCTGAGACCAATGAACAATTATCATCACTTGTTGGTGGATCAATAAGTttgggaaaaataaaaaaatctattatcaGAGTATGGTCCAG ATTAAAAAGTAGATGTGTCGAGGGTTGTTCTAGTGGAAGTTCATTACAATCACATGATGAAGGTGGATTTGGACATGAGGGTGTATACGCTATGACACAGTTTAATAGGCATTCTGGATATGGAACTAGAACACCAGGAAGTCAGTCTATTGAAATGAGTGGTAGTGGAAGTGGAGTTGGTGGTAGTATCAGCAGTAGAAGTGGTGGTACTAGAGGTAGTACAGCTAATGTTGCTGGCAAACCAAGTTCTGCTGGTTTGGCTAACTTGGCAggattattatcatcgtcacAGTCACCAATCACCAGTTCACCACAAGCATCTGTTGATAGCAACCCTAATGAAAATTCTCCAATCCAACATAGAGTTTTG atTCTGGATCCATTACAAGTGTATGATGCTATAAACTTGGGTCGTAGAATAGATGTAGTTTGGCCAGATGAAAAAATGCGAATAAGAGGTGGTCGTAGTCACTGGAAAGATTGGTTACCAGAAAAAGGAATGGAAGGATTG gtGGTGCATCAATGGGTTCCAAATCACCGTGACTTGTCAAAAAGATCTCACGttgataaaactatattactgATCAAGATTGACGAACGTTATGTGCCTATAGCCGAAGCCGGTGTATTAGATTTAGGAGCTGAAGTTTGA